The proteins below are encoded in one region of Phaseolus vulgaris cultivar G19833 chromosome 1, P. vulgaris v2.0, whole genome shotgun sequence:
- the LOC137815823 gene encoding uncharacterized protein, which produces MISVVTVGKRVHRVLVDQGSSANVMYWSTFNKLQLSLDQLRPYNGCLYGFAGDQVEVCGHVELSTTFTNGTTSRTVNIRYLVVNAPSAYNILLGRPALNRIGAVASMRYMKMKLPSLEGTVITIKSDQKEAKKCYENNLKTK; this is translated from the coding sequence ATGATCTCGGTGGTGACAGTGGGAAAAAGGGTACACCGTGTCCtcgtcgaccaaggaagctcggccaATGTGATGTactggtcgaccttcaacaagctacaaTTGTCCCTAGACCAATTGAGGCCTTACAATGGCTGCTTATATGGTTTCGCTGGAGACCAAGTAGAGGTGTGTGGACACGTAGAGCTAAGCACAACCTTCACTAACGGCACAACTTCCCGCACTGTTAACATAAGGTATCTTGTTGTTAATGCTCCCTCAGCTTATAACATACTTTTGGGTAGGCCTGCTTTGAACAGGATTGGAGCAGTAGCCTCTATGAGgtatatgaagatgaagttgccttcccttgagggaacggtgatcaccatcaagtctgatcagaaggaggCCAAAAAGTGCTACGAGAACAACCTCAAGACAAAGTGa
- the LOC137815824 gene encoding uncharacterized protein, translated as MDTALPITSLDSKVTFTGVEDPKAHLTAFHTQMMLPEGSDIVYCKMLMSTLAGAALESFVSVPDGHIITFYQFATLFREQYLINRAPPRISYNEFDIKQYQGESLKEFLNRFGIQVVRLKPTDEAMMVHAFTKGMLSGPFSEWLLRYYPKMFSGIRR; from the coding sequence ATGGATACCGCGTTGCCAATCACGTCTCTGGACTCAAAGGTCACCTTCACAGGTGTAGAGGACCCAAAGGCTCATCTCacagcgttccacacccagatgatgcttcCAGAAGGATCTGACattgtgtactgcaagatgctGATGAGCACATTAGCAGGCGCAGCGTTGGAGTCGTTCGTCAGTGTCCCTGACGGACACATCATTACCTTTTACCAGTTCGCGACGCTGTTCAGAGAACAGTACCTCATCAACAGGGCTCCCCCTCGAATCTCCTACAATGAATTTGACATAAagcaataccagggagagtccttgAAAGAGTTCTTGAACAGGTTTGGGATCCAGGTGGTGAGGTTAAAACCCACAGATGAGGCCATGATGGTGCACGCCTTCACTAAGGGAATGCTATCAGGGCCTTTCAGTGAATGGTTGCTCAGGTATTACCCGAAGATGTTCAGTGGGATCAGGCGTTAA
- the LOC137813841 gene encoding thioredoxin-like 1-1, chloroplastic — MAEVLTEASLVSSWHGTTQRHHRRVSTVPNSSSFVSGVGRFPSLKLKSQILRSLSSSSEFQGKKLLFHVNRGLANRISSRLGASTAAQMTLRIGKGQKWWEKGLQPNMNEVTSAQDLVESLLNAGDKLVVVDFFSPGCGGCKALHPKICQLAEMNPDVQFLQVNYEEHKSMCYSLNVHVLPFFRFYRGAHGRLCSFSCTNATIKKFKDALAKHSPDRCSLGPTKGLEEKELLALAANKDLSFIYAPNPLQPEHENEELATAPAPVPSSESLPLCHLISEVSKEKTLITAGR, encoded by the exons ATGGCTGAGGTTTTGACCGAGGCAAGTTTGGTTTCTTCGTGGCATGGTACTACTCAACGCCACCATCGAAGAGTATCGACAGTTCCCAATTCTTCTAGCTTCGTTTCTGGCGTTGGAAGGTTCCCTTCTCTCAAGTTAAAGTCTCAGATTCTCAGATCCCTCTCCTCTTCTTCTGAGTTTCAGGGTAAAAAGCTTCTCTTTCATGTAAATAGAGGACTAGCCAACAGAATCAGTTCGCGGTTGGGAGCTTCAACTGCAGCGCAG ATGACCCTTAGAATAGGGAAAGGTCAGAAATGGTGGGAAAAGGGGCTTCAACCCAACATGAATGAGGTGACTTCCGCCCAAGATCTTGTAGAATCACTGTTAAACGCAGGGGACAAGTTAGTGGTGGTTGATTTCTTCTCTCCTGGTTGTGGTGGCTGCAAAGCCCTTCACCCTAAG ATATGTCAACTGGCAGAGATGAATCCTGATGTTCAATTCCTTCAGGTGAACTATGAGGAACATAAGTCCATGTGTTATAGCCTCAATGTCCATGTTCTTCCCTTCTTCCGCTTCTATAGAGGTGCTCATGGTCGATTATGTAGCTTTAGCTGCACCAATGCCACG ATCAAGAAGTTTAAAGATGCATTGGCCAAACACTCCCCAGATAGATGCAGCTTGGGCCCAACCAAAGGGTTAGAGGAAAAAGAGCTCCTAGCTCTTGCTGCCAACAAAGATCTTTCGTTCATCTACGCACCAAATCCCTTACAACCTGAACATGAAAATGAAGAGTTGGCTACTGCTCCCGCTCCTGTTCCTAGTTCAGAGTCTCTTCCTTTGTGTCACCTCATTTCTGAGGTCTCCAAAGAGAAAACCTTGATCACTGCTGGGAGATGA